The following coding sequences lie in one bacterium genomic window:
- a CDS encoding radical SAM protein, translating to MMKVALINPGKDQRFAVQEPLNLGFIAGYLEKNGVEVRIIDQLAGQNIEEEIEQFRPDIVGITATTPLVSDAYKIADMCKKRGVLTVMGGVHASILSEEALQHVDIVVKGEGEISMLNIIRNDIKSGIVSSPYIENIDEIPPPARHLMKMDFYLRTKDRLPGTYLYFVPPHTKTAAILTSRGCPHNCIFCHNSWKGLPYRFNGVERVISEIRQLVDIYGIQALFFIEDNLFANKIRLQKICEQMKKEKFNIAWGGNARVDDVNPEILNVVKEAGCRQITFGFESGSQKILDVLNKKTTVEQNRRAIRLCKEVGIIPQGTIMIGNPTETVEDVKLTQQFLKDSEIESVGVCLTTPYPGTELWKWCEKRNLIPESYSWSDFTYDRVPIPACDTMSPRDIKMLSFITSQIIHQKRGNIEILSYIKANLRNPFRLAVKLLKGIIIYLPGIWKLMKRQK from the coding sequence ATGATGAAAGTAGCCCTAATCAACCCAGGAAAAGATCAAAGATTTGCGGTCCAAGAGCCATTAAATCTTGGCTTTATCGCAGGTTATTTAGAGAAAAATGGCGTCGAGGTTAGAATTATAGATCAATTGGCGGGTCAGAATATAGAGGAAGAAATTGAGCAATTTCGACCAGATATAGTTGGTATAACTGCGACAACACCTCTTGTTTCTGATGCTTATAAGATTGCTGATATGTGTAAAAAAAGAGGGGTTCTAACGGTAATGGGTGGTGTGCACGCAAGTATATTATCAGAAGAGGCCTTGCAACACGTAGATATTGTTGTTAAAGGTGAGGGTGAAATATCAATGCTCAACATCATTAGGAATGATATTAAATCGGGAATTGTTTCAAGCCCTTATATTGAAAATATAGATGAAATACCTCCTCCTGCCAGGCACCTTATGAAGATGGATTTTTATCTGCGTACTAAAGATAGGCTTCCAGGAACCTACCTATATTTTGTCCCACCACACACAAAGACAGCAGCAATTCTGACCAGTAGAGGTTGCCCTCATAACTGCATCTTCTGCCATAATAGCTGGAAGGGTCTTCCCTATCGATTTAATGGTGTGGAGAGAGTTATATCGGAAATCAGGCAGCTCGTAGATATATATGGTATTCAAGCTTTATTTTTTATAGAGGATAACCTATTTGCGAACAAGATTAGACTTCAAAAAATTTGCGAGCAAATGAAAAAAGAGAAATTTAATATTGCTTGGGGTGGAAATGCGAGGGTAGATGATGTTAATCCAGAAATACTCAATGTGGTTAAAGAAGCTGGTTGTCGCCAAATTACTTTCGGTTTTGAAAGTGGCTCTCAGAAGATCTTAGACGTTTTAAATAAGAAAACAACAGTGGAACAGAACAGGAGGGCCATTAGACTTTGTAAAGAGGTGGGTATTATACCTCAGGGAACGATCATGATTGGCAATCCTACGGAAACTGTTGAAGATGTTAAATTAACTCAGCAGTTTCTAAAAGATAGTGAAATTGAAAGCGTGGGTGTATGTCTGACTACCCCCTATCCTGGGACCGAGCTTTGGAAATGGTGTGAGAAACGTAACTTGATACCTGAGTCCTATAGTTGGTCTGATTTCACCTATGACAGAGTGCCGATACCTGCTTGTGATACAATGTCGCCACGAGATATAAAAATGTTAAGTTTTATTACATCTCAAATAATTCACCAAAAAAGGGGGAACATAGAAATTTTATCATATATAAAGGCAAACCTAAGGAATCCATTCAGGTTAGCAGTTAAGTTATTAAAAGGTATTATTATATACTTACCAGGAATATGGAAGTTGATGAAAAGACAGAAATGA
- a CDS encoding radical SAM protein produces MRRLLMDLRLFLSKIKKLAFILAYLLRRKGVKYTYNYYHFLTFWGRRNDFKRKLLYSLSPYPSYIEIEVTTRCNLRCIMCEHTYWNEPNRDMSFQEFKQIVDQFPKLKWIGLTGIGESFLNKDFIRMLKYVKSKSIYVELYDTFYFIDKKIAKELIEIEVDKIFVSLDAATKETYEYIRVGSDFEKVVNNVKNLFQLKREKNAFSPIVEFHYIISKANSQEVLPYIELVHSLINEKVNVQFTRMLHEFTDVSYLFTEVPEEIRQRIERRAKELGINVRWNADIPKVKPPITKCIEWTMPFIFVSGHVVPCCSGNEAGRRDFQKETALGNVFKTSFKEIWRSQNYKEFKGMLHRGEVPIQCRNCCLYDIGDSK; encoded by the coding sequence ATGAGAAGATTATTAATGGACTTAAGGTTATTTCTTTCTAAGATTAAAAAGTTAGCATTTATATTGGCTTACTTGCTGAGAAGAAAAGGGGTTAAATATACCTATAACTATTATCATTTTCTTACCTTTTGGGGACGGAGGAATGATTTCAAAAGAAAGCTGTTATATTCACTTAGCCCTTATCCCTCTTACATTGAGATTGAAGTTACTACAAGATGCAACCTCAGATGCATCATGTGCGAACATACTTATTGGAATGAACCCAATAGAGATATGTCCTTTCAAGAGTTTAAGCAAATCGTTGACCAGTTCCCTAAATTGAAGTGGATTGGTCTTACAGGTATAGGCGAAAGTTTTCTTAACAAAGATTTTATAAGAATGCTCAAATATGTGAAATCAAAATCGATATATGTAGAGCTTTATGATACTTTCTATTTCATAGACAAGAAAATTGCCAAGGAACTAATAGAGATAGAAGTGGACAAGATTTTTGTCTCTCTAGATGCAGCGACAAAAGAAACCTATGAATATATAAGAGTTGGGTCCGATTTCGAGAAGGTTGTAAATAATGTTAAGAATCTTTTTCAACTTAAAAGAGAAAAGAATGCTTTTTCCCCTATAGTTGAGTTTCATTACATAATTTCAAAAGCAAACTCTCAAGAGGTGCTTCCATACATTGAACTGGTGCACTCTCTTATCAATGAAAAGGTTAACGTTCAGTTCACCAGAATGCTCCATGAATTTACAGACGTTTCATATTTGTTTACAGAAGTTCCAGAAGAGATAAGGCAAAGGATAGAAAGAAGGGCGAAAGAGCTAGGCATCAATGTGAGATGGAACGCAGATATCCCCAAAGTCAAACCACCTATAACCAAATGCATCGAATGGACCATGCCTTTTATTTTCGTGAGTGGTCACGTCGTCCCTTGTTGTTCCGGAAACGAGGCAGGGCGCCGTGATTTTCAAAAAGAAACAGCATTGGGGAACGTTTTTAAAACAAGTTTTAAAGAGATATGGCGTTCACAGAATTACAAAGAGTTTAAGGGGATGCTACACAGAGGCGAAGTACCCATACAATGCAGAAATTGCTGCCTCTATGACATAGGGGATAGCAAATGA
- a CDS encoding radical SAM protein — MIFVNPEAKVNTDIPNIGLAYAATHYGVKVIDLNTLPYPKDRFLKQETDVLGISVQSRTRRESGRIARLYRAKYLQAKVKSVSGFLDVQCCYPYLDFEDKIVYKEPFFDGYPFPDYELFDSFELFRKNWRRGVWNYAIMTSQGCPYQCIYCWSRKRKWRARSAQNCYEELKSAKERWSIKSFAILDDCFNIDKKRVIEFCELIKHLKLSWSCANGLRADRFDEDMAKAMAASGCEQASFGVESVVSEVLETVKKGETIEEIEGALDIAKRYFKSVNGFFIIGLPKSSYDRDLFSLEWARKKRINAHFSYYIPFDDVVRNDYVFYGEGAHPVSEEYPQKLQMKIYEMTKHMRPDASAKRMPRCLKRLLKGFKP, encoded by the coding sequence ATGATTTTCGTAAATCCTGAGGCCAAAGTGAATACCGATATTCCTAATATAGGCTTAGCCTACGCAGCTACCCATTATGGGGTAAAAGTAATAGATTTGAATACGTTGCCTTATCCCAAGGATAGATTTTTGAAACAAGAGACTGATGTCTTGGGCATATCGGTGCAATCCCGAACTCGGCGGGAATCGGGAAGAATAGCCCGACTCTATAGGGCTAAGTATCTTCAGGCGAAGGTTAAGTCTGTCTCAGGTTTCCTTGACGTCCAGTGTTGTTATCCCTATTTAGACTTCGAGGATAAAATTGTTTACAAGGAACCTTTTTTTGATGGTTATCCCTTCCCCGATTACGAATTGTTTGATTCCTTTGAGCTGTTTCGAAAAAATTGGCGGAGGGGAGTCTGGAACTATGCTATCATGACCAGCCAAGGATGTCCTTATCAGTGTATTTATTGCTGGAGCAGGAAGAGGAAATGGAGAGCGAGAAGTGCGCAGAACTGTTACGAGGAACTGAAGTCAGCTAAGGAAAGATGGAGCATAAAATCCTTCGCTATCCTTGATGACTGTTTTAATATTGACAAGAAGAGAGTTATAGAATTCTGCGAATTGATTAAACATCTGAAACTAAGCTGGAGCTGTGCCAACGGTCTCCGGGCGGATAGATTCGATGAGGATATGGCAAAGGCTATGGCTGCTTCGGGTTGTGAACAGGCAAGTTTTGGAGTGGAATCGGTGGTCTCTGAGGTGCTGGAAACCGTTAAGAAGGGAGAAACCATAGAAGAGATAGAAGGAGCTTTGGATATAGCTAAAAGATATTTTAAAAGTGTGAATGGGTTTTTCATCATCGGATTGCCGAAATCGAGTTATGATAGAGACCTATTCAGCTTGGAGTGGGCAAGGAAGAAGAGAATAAATGCCCATTTTAGTTATTATATCCCCTTTGATGATGTAGTTCGGAATGACTATGTATTTTATGGTGAGGGAGCCCATCCTGTATCAGAGGAATATCCCCAAAAATTGCAGATGAAGATATATGAGATGACAAAGCACATGCGACCGGACGCTTCGGCCAAGAGGATGCCTCGTTGCCTCAAGAGGTTACTGAAGGGGTTTAAACCATGA
- a CDS encoding radical SAM protein, with translation MLDVIKNKPLRDIMGITWRENERIVRNSNRLLIKNLDNLHYDYSLVYPYLKDWKDLEVPYYLRRLKHLPIIASRGCPFRCTFCAAHEQWEKVWRGLNPEELIRRMEYLVNKYNVGYFRFYDALFVGSNDKILKFCDLLERSELDVKFRIDIRVGTNRNVLERLRKVGCDVVGFGVESGSDKILKKVNKGITRKEAEGTIKLCKKLGYWMIGFFMISLPEEIEDDVMKTFELLKYFDVLNVQFFKIHPGTSFYNELKRRGEINDEIWFNTKYGFNTKYGNEIYYCKDLFPSANFYRNEGELLIKSSSKYTHSITRVIKLHGLTKGISVLYLSTMRGILSRWEWGEKLYHNLREKYGRVISKMHMIKSKKRS, from the coding sequence ATGTTGGATGTGATTAAAAACAAGCCACTTAGAGATATAATGGGTATTACATGGAGGGAGAATGAGAGAATCGTTAGAAATTCTAACAGACTTTTGATAAAAAATCTTGATAATTTGCATTATGATTATTCTTTGGTTTACCCCTACCTAAAGGATTGGAAAGATCTTGAGGTTCCGTATTATCTACGGAGATTGAAACATTTGCCAATAATAGCTTCAAGGGGATGTCCATTCCGATGTACATTTTGTGCAGCACATGAACAATGGGAAAAAGTTTGGAGGGGGCTCAACCCTGAAGAATTGATTAGACGAATGGAATATTTAGTTAATAAATATAATGTCGGATATTTTCGATTTTACGATGCTTTATTCGTAGGAAGTAACGACAAGATACTAAAATTCTGTGACTTGCTTGAAAGAAGCGAGTTGGATGTTAAATTTAGAATAGATATTAGAGTAGGTACAAATAGAAATGTTTTGGAACGATTGAGAAAAGTAGGATGTGATGTTGTAGGATTCGGGGTAGAGAGCGGTTCGGACAAAATACTAAAGAAGGTTAATAAAGGCATAACGAGGAAAGAGGCCGAAGGGACAATCAAGTTATGTAAAAAACTGGGTTATTGGATGATAGGTTTTTTTATGATTTCATTACCAGAGGAAATAGAGGATGATGTTATGAAAACTTTCGAACTGCTTAAATACTTTGATGTGTTAAACGTACAATTTTTTAAGATACATCCAGGTACATCATTTTATAACGAGTTAAAGCGGAGAGGAGAGATCAATGACGAAATCTGGTTTAATACAAAATATGGGTTTAATACAAAATATGGAAATGAAATTTACTATTGTAAAGACCTATTCCCGAGTGCAAATTTCTACCGAAACGAGGGAGAGCTACTTATTAAATCATCTTCTAAATACACTCACAGCATAACCAGAGTAATCAAACTACATGGATTAACCAAGGGTATATCTGTATTATATCTATCAACCATGAGGGGAATTTTATCAAGGTGGGAATGGGGAGAGAAACTTTATCATAACTTAAGAGAGAAATATGGGCGGGTAATTTCAAAGATGCATATGATAAAAAGCAAAAAAAGGAGTTAG
- a CDS encoding glycosyltransferase: MQTKRAAFIDHSFHKKTLCTVFLKELLSTEYELAELWDDSWKGGKRVSIDYLNDNNFHAIFFFQRIPPLSYLKKLNCRNIVWFPMYDQEEYRHYSSYIPYLNLNIKMFSFSKKLYDKLKKANMDCYYYKYHLKPVAQVSPNDETKKVFFWMRTSDITWDIVKKLLGENYDGEIIIKTTSDPNCKTNLPSKEDIARYNIQIVNNWLDKEEYDKLLSSCNIFIAPRQAEGIGMSFIEALFRGMCVIAPNNSTMNEYIIHGINGLLYDLKDPKALNLSNLAEMRKNTAKTAKEDYGLWEKTKHKILINLTKPNKKHGLMKLLYFQLIYVFLIPYMLVKKLKENCIKLIKKHWNILKEN; the protein is encoded by the coding sequence ATGCAAACTAAAAGGGCAGCGTTTATTGATCACTCTTTTCATAAGAAAACTCTTTGTACGGTTTTTCTAAAAGAACTATTGTCAACAGAATATGAACTTGCAGAATTGTGGGATGATAGTTGGAAAGGAGGAAAACGAGTTAGCATAGACTATTTAAATGATAATAATTTTCACGCAATATTCTTTTTTCAACGAATCCCGCCATTAAGTTATTTAAAAAAATTAAATTGCAGAAATATTGTGTGGTTTCCTATGTATGACCAAGAGGAATATAGGCATTATTCTTCCTATATCCCATATTTAAATCTCAATATAAAGATGTTCTCATTTTCTAAAAAGTTATATGACAAACTAAAAAAAGCTAATATGGATTGTTATTATTATAAATATCACTTAAAGCCAGTTGCTCAGGTTTCACCTAATGACGAAACAAAAAAGGTGTTTTTCTGGATGCGTACTTCAGACATTACGTGGGACATCGTTAAAAAATTATTGGGGGAAAATTACGACGGGGAAATAATCATAAAAACTACTTCGGACCCTAATTGCAAAACCAATCTTCCTTCAAAAGAAGATATAGCCAGATATAATATCCAAATAGTTAATAATTGGCTTGATAAAGAAGAATACGACAAATTATTGTCTTCTTGTAATATCTTTATAGCTCCAAGACAGGCTGAAGGAATAGGAATGAGCTTTATTGAAGCATTATTCCGTGGGATGTGTGTAATTGCTCCCAATAACTCCACAATGAACGAATATATTATTCATGGAATAAATGGGTTATTATATGATCTAAAAGATCCAAAGGCATTAAACCTAAGTAATCTTGCTGAAATGCGTAAAAATACAGCAAAAACAGCAAAAGAGGATTACGGATTGTGGGAGAAGACAAAGCATAAAATTCTTATTAATTTAACAAAACCAAATAAAAAACACGGATTAATGAAATTATTATATTTTCAATTAATTTATGTTTTTTTGATACCTTATATGCTAGTAAAAAAACTAAAAGAGAATTGCATAAAATTGATAAAAAAACATTGGAACATATTGAAAGAAAACTGA
- a CDS encoding nucleotidyltransferase family protein, with the protein MDTAVILAGGRGIRLLPEASELPKPMVRVRNKPILEYIVSLLVGIGFRKAYMVVGYRKEVIQDYFKDGRDFGLSITYIENRYIDDKKKSGLVDAVMLTEGLIEGTFMTILGDEIYLRTKHKEMVDAFGSEHNCEAMIGVYQTNDLEEVKKNYAVLVDENRGVRDLEEKPRKPWNNLVGCGSYLFTLRIFEYLRRTPLSLRTGRREIADTLKIMVEEKKIVKVFPLGGCYININQPEDLQIAEEYLTIEGGK; encoded by the coding sequence ATGGATACCGCCGTTATATTAGCGGGGGGAAGGGGAATAAGACTTCTGCCCGAAGCATCTGAGCTGCCTAAGCCCATGGTCCGAGTTCGCAACAAGCCTATCCTTGAGTATATCGTCTCTCTGCTCGTAGGGATAGGTTTTCGAAAAGCCTACATGGTGGTAGGATACAGGAAGGAAGTAATTCAGGATTATTTTAAAGATGGTCGGGATTTCGGTTTGAGCATTACTTACATTGAGAACAGGTATATCGATGACAAAAAGAAGAGTGGTCTCGTAGATGCAGTGATGCTTACGGAAGGATTGATTGAAGGAACCTTTATGACTATCCTAGGTGATGAAATTTATTTGCGGACGAAGCATAAGGAGATGGTTGATGCTTTCGGAAGCGAACATAACTGCGAGGCTATGATTGGTGTGTACCAGACAAATGATTTAGAAGAAGTGAAGAAGAACTATGCTGTCTTGGTGGATGAGAATAGAGGGGTAAGAGATTTGGAAGAGAAGCCTCGGAAGCCGTGGAATAATCTCGTCGGTTGTGGCAGTTATCTCTTTACACTGAGGATCTTCGAGTACCTTCGTCGAACTCCCCTCTCCCTCCGCACGGGAAGGAGGGAAATAGCGGATACCTTGAAGATTATGGTGGAGGAGAAAAAGATAGTAAAAGTTTTCCCTTTGGGAGGATGTTATATCAATATTAACCAGCCGGAAGACCTTCAAATAGCTGAGGAATATTTAACCATCGAGGGAGGAAAGTGA
- a CDS encoding glycosyltransferase family 1 protein → MRIGIDGRCLVGEQAGIGKYAHNLIKALVELDKSNEYFLYFNVVRNREKEKLRQRCFISGARMTNRILTVPHRFTRICDFVMDRLAIPWALRRDKIDLFFSPTFCSVINLPSETRMVVTVHDVIYRLYPDFFPDYTKRRLKALGETLIRANKIIADSESTKRDILKFFGVQANNIVVVYPGVSDSFHVVNDTKLIGSIRQRYNLSEPFMLFVGTLEPRKNLVGLIEAYSKLRKTMDLKHKLVIVGRKGWDYHPIFRRVEELKLRQDILFLGYLPEEDLPFLYNCADLSVYPSIYEGFGLPPLEAMACGCPVVTSNTSSLPEVVGEAAVLVNPQDIDDIAWGIRQVLEDLERKRDLIRKGLRRSRLFSWSKAARETLAIFENIY, encoded by the coding sequence GTGAGAATAGGAATAGACGGTCGTTGTCTGGTTGGTGAGCAAGCCGGAATAGGCAAGTATGCTCATAATCTGATTAAAGCTCTGGTTGAGCTGGATAAATCTAACGAATATTTTCTCTATTTTAACGTGGTCCGCAACAGAGAGAAAGAGAAGCTACGACAAAGATGTTTCATCTCGGGAGCACGGATGACCAATAGAATATTAACTGTTCCCCATAGGTTTACTCGAATATGCGATTTTGTTATGGACCGCTTGGCCATCCCCTGGGCCTTGAGACGCGATAAAATCGACCTCTTTTTCTCTCCTACTTTTTGCTCGGTTATCAATCTTCCTTCCGAGACCAGAATGGTTGTAACAGTTCACGATGTAATATATAGACTCTATCCGGATTTTTTCCCTGACTATACTAAGAGACGATTGAAAGCACTCGGTGAAACACTAATAAGGGCGAATAAAATAATCGCTGATTCCGAGAGCACTAAGCGAGATATACTGAAGTTCTTTGGAGTACAGGCAAATAATATTGTCGTTGTCTACCCAGGAGTCAGCGATAGCTTTCATGTTGTTAATGATACAAAGTTAATCGGTTCAATCCGACAGAGATATAACCTATCAGAACCATTCATGTTATTTGTTGGCACATTGGAACCCCGGAAAAATCTGGTCGGTTTGATAGAGGCATACAGCAAACTCCGGAAGACCATGGATCTGAAACACAAGTTGGTTATTGTTGGCAGGAAGGGTTGGGATTACCATCCTATATTCAGGCGAGTAGAGGAGCTGAAACTACGGCAGGATATCCTTTTCCTGGGTTATCTACCTGAAGAAGATCTTCCTTTTCTCTACAATTGTGCTGACTTATCTGTTTACCCTTCGATTTATGAAGGGTTTGGATTGCCGCCGCTGGAGGCGATGGCCTGTGGTTGTCCTGTCGTTACTTCAAATACTTCATCGTTGCCGGAAGTCGTAGGGGAGGCAGCCGTATTAGTGAATCCTCAAGATATAGATGATATAGCCTGGGGAATTAGACAGGTGTTGGAAGATCTGGAACGGAAACGGGACCTCATCCGAAAAGGATTGCGAAGAAGTCGATTGTTTTCTTGGAGTAAAGCCGCGCGGGAGACGCTTGCCATATTTGAAAACATTTACTGA
- a CDS encoding glycosyltransferase family 4 protein, with product MRVCHASNTLPGYHDNWGGAEKECTNLASLLKENGLEICLLTTSITSMGDEKTGIHEIATVSDLHYGRKKTVFKFLSFLTSFTCFDLVSFWHSYRVFKKCRPHILHLHNMDLLSFSPLVVAKLLHIPIVWTLVDYWSICPKRILLNKEGKVCRLFQGPHCVNCLDLKRVKDKIRIYLRKYVFDLFLRKVDAFICLSESSARILQNYGIEERKVYIIYQPLVEEELKQPLKNTQKEEASPKCREGKRVLLFIGWVRFHKGLHVVIKALPEVVRRIANVVLFVVENQPDEEYKRELKRFVKEKGLEQNVVMLEGKKSPAEIKQFYALAEIVVIPEQWENMSPVTLMEASFYHKSIVASRIGGIPEFIKDGENGFLAEPEDPNDWAKKLIFLLEHPEKARALGKDAHARIQKLSDRNRVFREINTLYRKVLINGRE from the coding sequence ATGAGGGTCTGCCATGCAAGTAATACCCTGCCCGGCTATCACGATAACTGGGGTGGGGCGGAAAAGGAATGTACGAATTTAGCGAGCCTGCTAAAAGAGAATGGCTTAGAGATATGCCTCTTGACCACCTCAATAACAAGTATGGGGGATGAGAAAACCGGTATTCACGAAATAGCCACGGTGAGTGACCTTCATTATGGCAGAAAGAAGACAGTTTTTAAATTTCTTTCTTTCCTTACCTCCTTTACTTGCTTTGACCTCGTCTCTTTTTGGCATTCATATAGAGTTTTTAAAAAGTGCCGTCCTCATATCCTTCATCTCCATAACATGGACCTGTTATCTTTCTCTCCTCTTGTCGTAGCTAAACTGTTACATATCCCCATTGTCTGGACGTTGGTTGACTACTGGAGTATCTGCCCGAAACGTATCCTGCTTAATAAAGAGGGAAAGGTATGCCGTTTATTTCAAGGACCACATTGTGTAAACTGTCTTGACTTGAAAAGAGTGAAGGATAAAATTCGAATTTATCTGAGAAAATATGTTTTTGACCTATTCTTGAGAAAGGTTGATGCCTTCATCTGTCTCTCGGAATCCTCGGCGAGAATCCTACAGAACTATGGAATCGAGGAGAGGAAGGTCTACATAATTTATCAGCCTTTAGTTGAAGAGGAGTTAAAGCAACCCCTTAAGAATACTCAAAAAGAGGAAGCGAGTCCGAAATGTAGGGAAGGGAAGAGAGTACTCCTCTTTATAGGGTGGGTGCGGTTTCATAAGGGACTACATGTGGTGATAAAGGCATTGCCGGAGGTAGTAAGGAGGATCGCCAATGTGGTGCTCTTCGTGGTTGAGAACCAGCCGGATGAGGAATACAAGAGGGAATTAAAAAGATTCGTAAAGGAAAAAGGACTTGAGCAGAACGTGGTGATGCTCGAAGGAAAGAAGTCTCCAGCAGAGATTAAACAATTCTATGCTCTGGCAGAAATCGTGGTTATTCCCGAACAGTGGGAAAATATGTCTCCGGTAACGCTCATGGAAGCCTCTTTTTATCACAAGTCCATCGTGGCCAGCCGGATAGGAGGGATTCCCGAATTTATAAAGGATGGGGAGAATGGTTTTCTGGCCGAGCCGGAGGATCCCAATGATTGGGCAAAAAAGCTAATTTTCCTGCTTGAGCATCCAGAGAAGGCAAGGGCATTGGGGAAAGATGCGCATGCTCGCATCCAGAAATTATCAGATAGGAATCGGGTGTTTAGAGAAATAAATACTCTTTATAGGAAAGTGCTGATAAACGGAAGGGAATGA
- a CDS encoding glycosyltransferase, translated as MINKMKKLIVKVFDCLGFEIRRKKTKRAVVFDYRKYLQTDKSEFNKNKRALVSYLVNPLLISPQRIKFSNDGIALAIPRVLNELGYIVDVVNWDDLNFVPEKKYNLFIGHGGCNFEQIARNLSSNAVKIYFSMGIYWKECNQREAERFCQLKQRRGRSLPYDRWITYSEEYANCSADAIICLGNEYAKESYLKFPFTLNLNNAAYPDDRYDRTMKNFVSARNNFLFFSGGGNVHKGLDLLLEAFVQVNDAHLYICQSISSDFYEVYRHEFEDHPNIHLIGPLKMRSSKFYKLMDKCAFVIHPSCAEGQQGSVIECMLQGLIPMVSRDTNMDVNDFGIMLNTCCIKEIVETVQDLSQRSPKWCKETSQRTHKIAITDYSEETFLSNLRNHIKHIIEKASAK; from the coding sequence ATGATAAATAAAATGAAAAAGTTAATAGTAAAAGTCTTTGATTGTCTTGGCTTTGAGATTAGGCGGAAAAAGACAAAAAGAGCTGTAGTTTTTGACTATAGAAAATATCTACAAACAGATAAATCTGAATTCAATAAAAATAAAAGAGCCCTGGTTTCATATCTTGTTAATCCTCTATTGATCTCTCCCCAAAGAATAAAATTCAGTAATGATGGAATTGCGTTAGCTATTCCCAGAGTATTAAATGAACTTGGTTACATTGTTGACGTAGTTAACTGGGATGATTTGAATTTCGTTCCTGAGAAAAAATATAATCTGTTTATTGGCCATGGCGGTTGTAACTTTGAGCAGATTGCACGTAACTTATCAAGCAACGCAGTTAAAATATATTTTTCAATGGGAATCTATTGGAAAGAGTGTAACCAAAGAGAAGCTGAACGTTTTTGCCAGCTCAAACAGCGACGGGGGCGTAGTCTGCCTTACGACCGCTGGATTACCTACAGCGAAGAGTATGCTAATTGCTCCGCTGATGCAATTATTTGTTTGGGTAACGAGTATGCTAAGGAATCGTACTTGAAATTTCCTTTTACCCTCAACCTAAATAATGCAGCCTATCCAGACGATCGCTATGACAGAACTATGAAGAATTTTGTTTCTGCGCGGAATAACTTTCTATTTTTCTCTGGTGGTGGGAATGTGCATAAAGGCTTGGATCTCTTACTTGAAGCATTTGTCCAAGTGAACGACGCACATTTGTATATATGTCAGTCAATCAGCTCGGATTTCTATGAAGTTTATAGGCATGAATTTGAAGACCATCCGAACATCCATTTGATTGGTCCGCTCAAAATGAGAAGCTCAAAGTTCTATAAATTAATGGATAAGTGTGCTTTTGTAATTCATCCTTCTTGCGCCGAGGGACAGCAGGGCTCTGTTATAGAATGCATGCTCCAAGGGTTGATTCCCATGGTAAGTCGAGATACAAACATGGATGTAAATGATTTCGGAATCATGCTAAATACCTGTTGCATCAAAGAAATCGTTGAGACAGTTCAGGATTTATCACAACGTTCGCCTAAGTGGTGCAAAGAGACGTCGCAACGAACACACAAAATAGCCATTACAGATTATTCTGAAGAAACTTTCTTAAGCAATTTGAGGAACCATATTAAGCATATCATCGAAAAAGCAAGTGCTAAATAA